The genomic DNA CAGCGTCTCGCCAGGTCCATAGCGGATCACGCCGAGCTGGGGTTCCAGGGTGGTGAACGGGTAGTCCGCGACCTTGGGACGCGCCGCCGAGACGGCCGTGATCAGGCTGGACTTGCCGGCGTTGGGCAAGCCGACCAGCCCGACATCCGCCAGCAACTTGAGCTCGAGCTGGAGCTGCCGCTCCTCCCCGGGCTGGCCGGGTTCCGCAAAATCGGGGGCCTTGCGCGTCGGCGTAGCGAAGTGACTGTTGCCACGACCGCCTCGTCCCCCCTGCACGGCTTGCCAGCGCATCTCGGCCTCGTGGAGGTCGGCCAGCAATTCGCGGGTGTTCGCGTCGTAGACCACGGTGCCAACCGGCACGCGCACCTCGATGTCCTCCGCGGCCTTGCCGTGCTGGTTCTTGGGGCGCCCTCGCTCCCCGTCCTCGGCCAGGAATTTGTGCTGGTAGCGGAAGTCCAGCAAGGTGTTGAGGTCGTCGGTGGCTCGCAGCCAGACCGAGCCTCCGCGCCCGCCGTCCCCGCCGGCGGGGCCGCCAGCCGGGATGTACTTTTCGCGCCGCCACATGACGACGCCGTCGCCGCCTTTGCCGCTGCGCACCAGGATGTTCGCGCGATCGATGAACATGGTTTATGGTAGCCGATTCTGAAAAAAGGGCCCGAAGCAGTCACGCCGCTTCGAGCCCTGAGTCCCGGTCAGGGGAGGGGGTCAGGCCTGGGCGACCGCGAAGGGAACCACGTTCACCTTCTTGCCCTTGGCGCCCTTGTGGACGAACTGGACGGTGCCTTCGGTCAGTGCGAACAAGGTGTGGTCCTTGCCCATCCCGACGTTCTCGCCCGGATGGATCTTGGTGCCACGCTGACGGATGATGATGTTGCCGGGCGCCACCACTTCACCGCCGAACTTCTTGACGCCCAGGTACTGGGGGTTCGAGTCGCGGCCGTTGCGGGTCGAGCCTACGCCTTTTTTATGAGCCATTGTCGATACCTACTTCCAAAACGCGTGAGAGGGCGCCACTAGCTGCCGATCGACTCGATCAGCACCCGGGTGAAGGGCTGACGGTGACCGCGCTTGCGACGGTAGTGCTTCTTGGGACGTTGCTTGTAGATGATGACCTTGGGCGCCAGACCCGGGCGGCCCTTCTGCGCCAGCTCTTCGTCGGACAGGGTGGCGCGGAAGCGCTTGCACCACTTCTTACCCGACAGCAGCACCTTGCCCTTGACGGTGGCACCGGCGACCATGGGGGTGCCGATCGACACCTTCTCACCGTCGGCGATCAGCAGCACCTGGCTGAAAACCACCTGTTCGTCCTTGTCCTGCGGGAGCAGTTCCACATCGACGAAGCGACCCGCTTCGACTTTGTACTGCTTGCCCCCGGTCGCGATGATCGCGTACATCGAGAGAATCTCCTCTGGCAACCCCGTTCAGGGGCGAGAGTCACGCCGAATTCGGGTGCGTGGCGCGTGGCGCGCCGGGCGCTTGGGGGACCCGGTTCGAGCGGTGAAAGGGAAATACAGGTTAAGAAATTACCATGAAGACCGCAGCCCGGTCAACGCGCCGCGATCCGGGCGAGCTGGTCAGCGTCGCGGTTCGATCACGAATTTGAGGGCCGTGCGCTCCTCACCTTCCACCTGAATGTCGAGGAAGGCGGGCACGAAAATCAGGTCGATGCCGCTCGGAGCCACGTAGCCGCGCGCGATGGCGATCGCCTTGATGGCCTGGTTGATCGCTCCGGCGCCGATGGCCTGCATCTCACAGCGGCCGCGTTCGCGGATGGTGCCGGCGATCGCCCCGGCCACCGAGGCAGGGTTGGAGGTGCTGGCCACCTTGAACAGGTTGCTGCCCCCGCCGGCTGGCGTGACGTCCGACATGACCCCCTCCCCCCCAGGATGGCGGGCCAGCACGGCCCGCGACGGTTTCCATCATACTGCGGGGACGCCGGCGATACAATCCACGCCGCGAGTCCGTTCTCTTCAACACGCGGCGATGGGTGCTGCCCGTCCCCGCGGGCGCGGTTATCCCGGCGGGGCGAGCGGGTACATCGTGAGCATGGGAACGAGGGTCTGACCAGGTTATGGCGTCCTGCATCTACGACGATTCGCCGGCGGTCAGCGTCTGTTCCGGATGCGACTTCGGCGTCTGCCAGGCCTGCCTCGACCAGGGTGAGGATGGCGTCTGCCGGACCTGCTCTGAGGAACGGGCGCACCGCCGCACGAGCAGTGCCGTTCAGCGCGAGTACGAAGCGCCCACCGCCTCCTCGCGCCGCTGCAATTACTGCCGGGCTGCCGAGGACGAGCAGACCCACCTGGACGATGAGGGCTACTGCGATGCCTGTCGGGCCCTGCCGCGCTGCATCTCCCACGCGGATCTGGTGGCCGTCGGCCATTGCAAGAGCTGTCGTCGGGAATTTTGCCGGAAGTGCCTGGGCTTCACGGATGTCTGCCAGAGTTGCCAGGCCAAACCCAAGACGCGCCCCCTGAACGAGCGAAGCGCGCCCGATGCGGCGCGATCGGGCAAGTCGAACAAGAAGGCCAAGAAAACCTCGCCGATTGATGGGGCGCCGGCCGCCAAGGGTGGGGCCGGCAAGGGGGCCAAGGGCGCGGCTCCCGCCAATGCAGCCTCGGACAAGCGCAACCGAGGTCGCAACGCGATTCAAGAACGCCTCAAGACGCAGAACGCGCCTCAGTCGCGCGCCCGCATGGTCACCCTGGCCGTGGTGGTGGCCGGCTTCCTGCTGCTGCTGGCCAGCGGCACCTACATGCACGCGATGTCGCCGGAGGCACAGGAGGACAAGCTCCGCGAACAGGTGCAGACCGTCCATCGGGCGGTCTTCGAGCACTATTCCGAGAGCCGCCAGCTGCCGCGCACGGCGG from Candidatus Sericytochromatia bacterium includes the following:
- a CDS encoding stage V sporulation protein S, with protein sequence MSDVTPAGGGSNLFKVASTSNPASVAGAIAGTIRERGRCEMQAIGAGAINQAIKAIAIARGYVAPSGIDLIFVPAFLDIQVEGEERTALKFVIEPRR
- the rpmA gene encoding 50S ribosomal protein L27, whose protein sequence is MAHKKGVGSTRNGRDSNPQYLGVKKFGGEVVAPGNIIIRQRGTKIHPGENVGMGKDHTLFALTEGTVQFVHKGAKGKKVNVVPFAVAQA
- the rplU gene encoding 50S ribosomal protein L21, with product MYAIIATGGKQYKVEAGRFVDVELLPQDKDEQVVFSQVLLIADGEKVSIGTPMVAGATVKGKVLLSGKKWCKRFRATLSDEELAQKGRPGLAPKVIIYKQRPKKHYRRKRGHRQPFTRVLIESIGS